The following coding sequences lie in one Deinococcus sp. JMULE3 genomic window:
- a CDS encoding extracellular solute-binding protein translates to MRTPFAALTLSALLAATPASAEKLTIWVVGDETTPKILQPAVDLYKKDHPNVTFEVRAVPGDQAFTKYLAALASRSGPDIITGYLSYGIEIGKKGGLLNLQEKYPALVSSVRKTANKGILDSITSVDGNVYALPYDLTVQLMYYRKDLVKTPPRTWAELTATLDKLRASGNKGLVQQWGNAGWVGFFPYLKQAGGNLYDARCTQATINSAAGVTALTYYAQLYTKYKGPTDGWPDMEQGLENGDYALGMTGNWSMQSIRTGRPKLAGKWGITMLPKGPSGKSTAFEGGSLIGIMSYTRVPDLAADFIKQLYSTRTTVAMIKGANELGTLWLPAGRQDLVTQVNLPADQKAILMRQLSDSDGPPNCPGWEQSGDAVQKAVQQVVFNGASPKAALDDAAKTMNANLSKYGK, encoded by the coding sequence ATGCGCACACCGTTTGCTGCCCTGACCCTGAGCGCCCTGCTCGCCGCCACCCCCGCCAGCGCCGAAAAACTCACCATCTGGGTCGTCGGGGACGAAACCACCCCCAAGATCCTGCAACCCGCCGTCGACCTGTACAAAAAGGACCACCCGAACGTCACCTTCGAGGTCCGCGCCGTGCCCGGCGACCAGGCCTTCACCAAGTACCTCGCCGCGCTCGCCAGCCGCAGCGGCCCCGACATCATCACGGGCTACCTCTCCTACGGCATCGAGATCGGCAAGAAGGGCGGCCTGCTCAACCTGCAGGAGAAATACCCCGCGCTCGTCAGCTCGGTCCGCAAGACCGCCAACAAGGGCATCCTCGACTCCATCACCTCCGTGGACGGCAACGTCTACGCCCTGCCCTACGACCTGACCGTGCAGCTCATGTACTACCGCAAGGACCTCGTCAAGACCCCGCCCCGCACCTGGGCCGAACTGACCGCCACCCTCGACAAACTCCGGGCCAGCGGCAACAAGGGCCTCGTGCAGCAGTGGGGCAACGCCGGCTGGGTCGGCTTCTTCCCGTACCTCAAACAGGCCGGCGGGAACCTGTACGACGCCAGGTGCACCCAGGCGACCATCAACAGCGCCGCCGGCGTCACCGCCCTGACCTACTACGCGCAGCTGTACACCAAGTACAAGGGCCCCACCGACGGCTGGCCCGACATGGAACAGGGCCTCGAGAACGGCGACTACGCCCTGGGCATGACCGGCAACTGGTCCATGCAGAGCATCCGCACCGGCCGCCCCAAACTGGCCGGCAAGTGGGGCATCACCATGCTCCCCAAAGGCCCCTCCGGGAAGAGCACCGCCTTCGAGGGCGGCAGCCTGATCGGCATCATGAGCTACACCAGGGTCCCCGACCTCGCCGCCGACTTCATCAAGCAGCTGTACTCCACCCGCACCACCGTCGCCATGATCAAGGGCGCCAACGAACTCGGCACGCTCTGGCTGCCCGCCGGACGGCAGGACCTCGTCACGCAGGTGAACCTCCCCGCCGACCAGAAAGCCATCCTGATGCGCCAGCTGAGCGACTCCGACGGTCCGCCCAACTGCCCCGGCTGGGAGCAGAGCGGCGACGCCGTGCAGAAAGCCGTGCAGCAGGTCGTCTTCAACGGCGCCAGTCCCAAAGCGGCCCTCGACGACGCCGCGAAGACCATGAACGCCAACCTCAGCAAGTACGGCAAGTAA
- a CDS encoding LacI family DNA-binding transcriptional regulator, whose protein sequence is MPRAERLASTPTIRDIAARAEVSVGTVSRALKGQPGLTESTRVRVLQVAQAMGYDLGKLRPVKARRIGFLLHESHSNLASNPFYFPVLHGVEVACRNSAVAFTYSQVGASGVAELIDRLEVDGLVCAGYWESGVLAEIVRAGKPVVLVDHAAPGLPSVNTDNVSGAYQATQHLIATGRARVAMLTGQAEHHSIRQRVEGYRQALADAGRAQDDLIVHRLVDSDEGDQQAAAALLSLSPRPDAVFAYNDRAALAVIQECARRGLRVPEDVAVVGFDDITAASYSQPGLTTVAVDKEGLGREGVRLLLHPRPSERAQVVVPVRLVIRGSSRAAR, encoded by the coding sequence GTGCCCAGAGCCGAGCGTTTAGCGTCCACTCCCACCATCCGTGATATCGCGGCCCGCGCCGAGGTCTCGGTGGGGACCGTCTCCCGCGCCCTGAAGGGCCAGCCGGGCCTCACCGAATCCACCCGGGTGCGGGTGCTGCAGGTCGCGCAGGCGATGGGCTACGACCTGGGCAAACTGCGGCCCGTCAAGGCGCGCCGCATCGGGTTCCTGCTGCACGAGTCCCACAGCAACCTCGCCAGCAACCCCTTCTACTTCCCCGTCCTGCACGGCGTGGAGGTCGCCTGCCGCAACTCGGCGGTGGCCTTCACGTACTCGCAGGTGGGCGCATCAGGCGTGGCGGAACTCATCGACCGGCTCGAGGTGGACGGACTGGTCTGCGCCGGGTACTGGGAAAGCGGCGTGCTGGCCGAGATCGTCCGGGCCGGGAAGCCGGTGGTGCTGGTCGATCACGCCGCGCCGGGCCTGCCGAGCGTGAACACCGACAACGTCTCCGGCGCGTACCAGGCGACGCAGCACCTGATCGCCACGGGCCGCGCGCGGGTGGCGATGCTGACCGGTCAGGCCGAGCACCACAGCATCCGGCAGCGGGTCGAGGGGTACCGGCAGGCGCTGGCCGACGCCGGGCGCGCGCAGGACGACCTGATCGTGCACCGACTCGTGGACAGCGACGAGGGCGACCAGCAGGCGGCGGCGGCGCTGCTGTCGCTGTCGCCGCGTCCGGACGCCGTGTTCGCGTACAACGACCGCGCGGCGCTGGCGGTCATCCAGGAGTGCGCGCGGCGCGGCCTGCGGGTGCCGGAGGACGTCGCGGTGGTGGGCTTCGACGACATCACGGCGGCCAGTTACAGCCAGCCGGGCCTGACGACCGTCGCCGTGGACAAGGAGGGGCTGGGGCGCGAGGGCGTCCGGTTGCTGCTGCACCCGCGCCCCAGCGAGCGCGCGCAGGTGGTCGTGCCGGTGCGGCTGGTGATCCGTGGCAGTTCCCGCGCGGCGCGCTGA
- a CDS encoding glycoside hydrolase family 2 protein codes for MTQPHALTQRTPLTGWTLRAPHAPDPHSRARDWLEATVPGTVHGDLLRHGLIPDPFDGLNELDVQWVGQTAWTYRTTFTVTPEQLQSPHLDLCLDGLDTLCTVHLNGAAVLRSDNMFVPHRLDVRAHLHAGENTLTLHFEPVLPHGRALEATHGTRAVWNGDPSRVYVRKAQYHYGWDWGPVILTAGPWKDVTLHAYHARIDDLHAPLTVGPDGTWLDLSATLGGTTRPGDLLRVTLHGPDGAEVARTTLDAHGEPLQARLHVPDPQLWWPRGYGPQPLYTLHVTLDREGVTLDTLTRRLGARTVEVRQDPVAGEPGTSFTFVVNGVPIFAGGANWIPEDLLLDRVTPEQYRHRLQQAADANMVMIRVWGGGIYEHDAFYDTCDELGLLVWQDFLFACGMYPAHPDFLTSVQAEAQAAVRRLRHHASLALWCGNNEDYQVAESVGASGPGGDPARFDALAIYERLLPDVVRSLNPDVPYWPGSPSGGAASHDQTVGDRHTWEIWHGVMAPHRDYGRYEGRFVSEFGLQAPPSLHVIERFTRPEDRHAASRVMEHHNRAADPQGRPDGARRLAAYLSDTFAPPRDFAEYVYATRAVQADAMTSAYRAFRGRWGHAGARAVSGALVWQLNDCWPVTSWSVIDSGGLPKPAYHAIRRELAPLAVQARRDDERLSAWIASSLGADQPAQVHLDVLTLSGERLLTHAWPVTAAANAVTPLDLTDPHLADLKLPGGSVAFLRLLVDGQERSRAALWPEPLKYHDLPDPHLTATVTGDTLTLRAERPARGVWIDAGPHAPRDNHLDLLPGETVTLPLPADIAAASITVRAVSSGAVQAQDLPPRHDAPPHRPAHTPLNAPPVLVIATGSDQGAP; via the coding sequence ATGACCCAGCCCCACGCCCTCACGCAGCGCACGCCCCTCACCGGCTGGACCCTGCGCGCCCCGCACGCCCCTGACCCCCACAGCCGCGCCCGCGACTGGCTCGAGGCCACCGTCCCCGGCACCGTCCACGGCGACCTGCTGCGCCACGGCCTGATCCCCGACCCCTTCGACGGACTCAACGAACTTGACGTCCAGTGGGTCGGCCAGACCGCCTGGACGTACCGCACGACCTTCACCGTCACGCCGGAGCAGTTGCAGTCTCCCCACCTGGACCTGTGCCTGGACGGCCTGGACACCCTCTGCACCGTCCACCTGAACGGCGCCGCCGTGCTGCGCAGCGACAACATGTTCGTCCCTCACCGCCTGGACGTCAGGGCGCACCTGCACGCGGGCGAGAACACCCTGACCCTGCACTTCGAGCCGGTCCTGCCGCACGGCCGCGCGCTGGAAGCCACGCACGGGACGCGTGCCGTCTGGAACGGCGACCCCAGCCGCGTGTACGTCCGCAAGGCCCAGTACCACTACGGCTGGGACTGGGGCCCGGTGATCCTGACCGCCGGACCGTGGAAGGACGTCACGCTGCACGCCTACCACGCCCGCATCGACGACCTGCACGCGCCCCTGACCGTCGGCCCGGACGGCACCTGGCTGGACCTGAGCGCCACGCTGGGCGGCACCACCCGGCCCGGCGACCTGCTGCGCGTCACCCTGCACGGCCCGGACGGCGCGGAGGTCGCGCGCACCACGCTTGACGCGCATGGCGAACCCCTCCAGGCGCGCCTGCACGTCCCGGACCCGCAGCTGTGGTGGCCGCGCGGGTACGGCCCGCAACCGCTGTATACCCTGCACGTCACGCTGGACCGCGAAGGCGTGACCCTGGACACCCTCACGCGCCGCCTGGGCGCCCGCACGGTCGAGGTGCGGCAGGACCCCGTGGCGGGCGAACCGGGCACGTCCTTCACCTTCGTCGTGAACGGCGTGCCCATCTTCGCCGGGGGCGCGAACTGGATTCCCGAGGACCTGCTGCTCGACCGCGTGACGCCCGAGCAGTACCGCCACCGGTTGCAGCAGGCCGCCGACGCGAACATGGTCATGATCCGCGTGTGGGGCGGCGGGATCTACGAGCACGACGCCTTCTACGACACCTGCGACGAACTGGGCCTGCTCGTCTGGCAGGACTTCCTGTTCGCCTGCGGGATGTACCCCGCCCACCCGGACTTCCTGACGAGCGTGCAGGCCGAGGCGCAGGCCGCCGTGCGGCGCCTGCGGCACCACGCCAGCCTCGCGCTGTGGTGCGGGAACAACGAGGACTACCAGGTCGCCGAGTCCGTCGGCGCGAGCGGCCCCGGCGGCGACCCCGCCCGCTTCGACGCGCTGGCCATCTACGAGCGTCTGCTGCCGGACGTCGTGCGGAGCCTCAATCCCGACGTGCCGTACTGGCCGGGCAGTCCGTCGGGCGGCGCCGCCTCGCACGACCAGACGGTCGGGGACCGGCACACCTGGGAGATCTGGCACGGCGTCATGGCCCCCCACCGCGACTACGGCCGCTACGAGGGCCGCTTCGTGAGCGAGTTCGGGCTGCAGGCCCCGCCCAGCCTGCACGTGATCGAGCGCTTCACCCGCCCCGAGGACCGCCACGCCGCCTCACGCGTGATGGAACACCACAACCGGGCGGCCGACCCGCAGGGCCGCCCCGACGGTGCCCGCCGCCTCGCCGCGTACCTGAGCGACACCTTCGCGCCGCCCCGCGACTTCGCGGAGTACGTGTACGCCACGCGCGCCGTGCAGGCCGACGCGATGACCAGCGCCTACCGCGCCTTCCGCGGCCGCTGGGGCCACGCGGGCGCGCGCGCGGTGTCCGGCGCGCTCGTGTGGCAACTGAACGACTGCTGGCCCGTGACCAGCTGGTCGGTCATCGACTCGGGCGGTCTGCCCAAACCCGCCTACCACGCCATCCGCCGTGAGCTCGCGCCCCTGGCCGTGCAGGCCCGGCGCGACGACGAGCGCCTCAGCGCCTGGATCGCCAGCAGCCTGGGCGCAGACCAGCCCGCCCAGGTGCACCTCGACGTCCTGACCCTGAGTGGCGAGCGCCTCCTGACGCACGCGTGGCCCGTGACGGCCGCCGCGAACGCCGTCACGCCCCTCGACCTGACTGACCCCCATCTGGCTGACCTCAAGCTGCCCGGCGGGAGCGTGGCGTTCCTGCGCCTGCTCGTGGACGGACAGGAACGCAGCCGCGCCGCGCTGTGGCCCGAACCGCTCAAGTACCACGACCTGCCCGACCCGCACCTCACCGCCACCGTCACCGGCGACACCCTGACCCTGCGCGCCGAGCGGCCCGCGCGGGGCGTCTGGATCGACGCCGGTCCCCACGCCCCGCGCGACAACCACCTGGACCTGCTGCCCGGCGAGACCGTCACCCTGCCCCTCCCGGCGGACATCGCTGCTGCCAGCATCACCGTGCGGGCCGTCAGCAGCGGCGCGGTCCAGGCGCAGGACCTGCCCCCCCGGCACGACGCGCCCCCGCACCGACCCGCCCACACGCCCCTGAACGCTCCGCCCGTCCTGGTGATCGCCACCGGCAGCGATCAGGGTGCCCCGTGA
- a CDS encoding cellulase family glycosylhydrolase — translation MTHYGFNVQWMVAWEPGRAPAAPDLRALDFMARHGFNFVRVPTDYRFWTTDHDYAHPDERVFEHLDGYLRACQERGLHLSLNLHRAPGYCINRNDLEIHNLWTDDIAQQGFLGLWQTLAVRYAGVPGRDLSFDLLNEPPDPGQYGLTRDGHAHLMRRAVATIRAADPGRAVVIDGLGGGHLALPELADLGVTHSGRGYQPMSVSHWGADWWDGWRAGDPHYPGTRYSGLTWTQETLRDFYAPWREVQATGTPVHIGEFGCYRDTPDADARRWFGDLLGLYHEFGWGYALWEFQGPFGIVGHGRPGAHFERQGGYDVDVALLELLKGARAG, via the coding sequence GTGACCCACTACGGCTTCAACGTCCAGTGGATGGTCGCCTGGGAACCCGGGCGGGCGCCCGCCGCGCCGGACCTGCGCGCACTGGACTTCATGGCGCGGCACGGCTTCAACTTCGTGCGCGTGCCCACCGACTACCGCTTCTGGACGACGGACCACGACTACGCGCATCCCGACGAGCGGGTGTTCGAACACCTCGACGGGTACCTGCGCGCCTGCCAGGAGCGGGGCCTGCACCTGAGCCTCAACCTGCACCGCGCGCCCGGCTACTGCATCAACCGCAACGACCTCGAAATCCACAACCTCTGGACGGACGACATCGCCCAGCAGGGCTTCCTGGGCCTCTGGCAGACCCTCGCGGTCCGCTACGCCGGCGTGCCGGGCCGCGACCTGAGTTTCGACCTGCTGAACGAACCCCCGGACCCCGGCCAGTACGGCCTGACGCGAGACGGTCACGCCCACCTGATGCGCCGCGCGGTCGCCACCATCCGCGCCGCCGACCCCGGACGGGCCGTCGTGATCGACGGACTGGGCGGCGGGCACCTTGCCCTGCCGGAACTCGCGGACCTGGGCGTCACGCACAGCGGGCGCGGGTACCAGCCCATGAGCGTCTCCCACTGGGGCGCGGACTGGTGGGACGGCTGGCGCGCGGGCGACCCCCACTACCCCGGCACCCGCTACAGCGGGCTCACCTGGACGCAGGAGACCCTGCGCGACTTCTACGCCCCGTGGCGCGAGGTGCAGGCGACCGGGACGCCCGTCCACATCGGCGAATTCGGGTGCTACCGCGACACGCCAGACGCGGACGCCCGGCGCTGGTTCGGCGACCTGCTCGGCCTGTACCACGAGTTCGGGTGGGGGTACGCCCTGTGGGAATTCCAGGGACCGTTCGGCATCGTCGGGCACGGGCGGCCCGGCGCGCACTTCGAACGGCAAGGCGGGTACGACGTGGACGTGGCCCTGCTGGAGCTGCTCAAGGGCGCCCGCGCCGGATGA
- a CDS encoding ROK family protein, with the protein MTLDIGGSHVTAALIDRRARRVTGDIARLDVPHTAPLPDLLAAWTHVIRQVTHSPVTHLGLAVPGPFDTAGGTSHMTHKFAALRGVPLRDVLRGHLRGTPAEGVPIHFGNDADLFTLGEWWAGAGAQRDTIGVTLGTGLGSGFVRAGQIITRGAGVPPGGELWSTPYRDGVAETHASGAAVTRLARQILGTPLSARDLAALDPTRAAPVWQAFGADLAGLLMPWAAAFGAQRLVLGGNVRRAFPHFGPALQGALGGGVHAAQSRHFEQAALLGAALLDGGA; encoded by the coding sequence GTGACGCTCGACATCGGCGGCAGTCACGTCACCGCCGCCCTCATCGACCGGCGGGCGCGCCGCGTCACCGGGGACATCGCCCGGCTCGACGTGCCCCACACCGCCCCCCTGCCCGACCTGCTCGCCGCCTGGACACACGTCATCCGGCAGGTGACGCACTCGCCCGTCACGCACCTGGGTCTGGCGGTCCCCGGCCCCTTCGACACCGCGGGCGGCACGTCCCACATGACCCACAAGTTCGCGGCCCTGCGGGGCGTACCGCTGCGTGACGTCCTGCGTGGCCACCTGCGCGGCACGCCCGCCGAGGGCGTCCCCATCCACTTCGGGAACGACGCCGATCTGTTCACGCTCGGGGAGTGGTGGGCGGGGGCCGGCGCGCAGCGCGACACGATCGGCGTGACCCTCGGGACCGGTCTCGGCAGCGGCTTCGTGCGCGCCGGGCAGATCATCACCCGCGGCGCCGGCGTCCCCCCCGGCGGTGAACTGTGGTCCACGCCCTACCGGGACGGCGTCGCCGAAACCCACGCCAGCGGCGCGGCCGTCACCCGCCTCGCCCGGCAGATCCTGGGCACTCCCCTGAGCGCCCGCGACCTCGCCGCGCTCGACCCGACCCGCGCCGCGCCGGTCTGGCAGGCCTTCGGCGCCGACCTGGCCGGACTCCTCATGCCCTGGGCCGCCGCGTTCGGCGCGCAGCGGCTCGTGCTGGGCGGGAACGTCCGCCGCGCCTTCCCCCACTTCGGCCCGGCCCTCCAGGGCGCCCTGGGGGGTGGCGTGCACGCCGCACAGAGCCGCCACTTCGAGCAGGCCGCGCTGCTGGGCGCCGCACTGCTGGACGGCGGGGCCTGA
- a CDS encoding DNA-binding transcriptional regulator, whose protein sequence is MANKPTRPLAYRVGQLLAIAEIGAGREDDPLLTQRAFSQPDTLSAGFARDVPAWPGSLQRRWQAVMSTMEGVPSGAVDAAGETHVRVGRWHERTQIHRAARVQEARQQLGLSQAEWAQVLGVSVKTVQAWEQGVNNVPEEIEEHARLVRERAVASPSRRPDAPRT, encoded by the coding sequence ATGGCGAATAAGCCCACCCGTCCCCTCGCCTACCGGGTCGGACAGTTGCTCGCCATCGCGGAGATCGGCGCGGGGCGTGAGGACGACCCCCTCCTGACGCAGCGGGCGTTCAGTCAGCCCGACACGCTGTCGGCCGGGTTCGCCCGTGACGTCCCGGCGTGGCCCGGTTCCCTTCAGCGCCGCTGGCAGGCGGTCATGAGCACCATGGAGGGCGTGCCGTCCGGCGCGGTGGACGCCGCAGGCGAGACGCACGTCCGCGTCGGGCGCTGGCATGAGCGCACGCAGATCCACCGCGCAGCCCGCGTCCAGGAGGCCCGTCAGCAGCTCGGTCTGAGCCAGGCCGAGTGGGCGCAGGTCCTCGGTGTGAGCGTGAAGACCGTGCAGGCGTGGGAGCAGGGGGTCAACAACGTCCCGGAGGAGATCGAGGAGCACGCCCGCCTCGTCCGGGAGCGCGCCGTCGCTTCCCCCTCGCGCCGCCCTGACGCGCCCCGGACCTGA
- a CDS encoding cellulase family glycosylhydrolase, with protein sequence MNFPYAWYTDKWSAAMGPMKARNANSVRMVLSTGCRWTKTEYNVINDMISAARTNKLVLVLEVHDTTGYGEQAGACTLAHAANYCVGMKNSLVGNEKHVIINIGNESYGNLNTPVGVFTADPLRSRHPNMERTAPRGCRVSRRRRAAWSGRTTSSR encoded by the coding sequence ATCAACTTCCCGTATGCCTGGTACACGGACAAGTGGTCGGCCGCTATGGGTCCGATGAAAGCCAGGAACGCCAACAGCGTCCGCATGGTGCTCTCTACCGGGTGCCGCTGGACGAAAACCGAATACAACGTGATCAACGACATGATCAGCGCGGCCCGCACGAACAAACTCGTCCTCGTGCTGGAAGTGCACGACACCACCGGGTACGGCGAGCAGGCCGGTGCGTGCACGCTCGCCCACGCCGCGAACTACTGCGTGGGCATGAAAAACAGCCTCGTCGGGAACGAGAAGCACGTCATCATCAATATCGGCAACGAATCGTACGGGAACTTGAACACCCCCGTGGGCGTCTTCACGGCCGACCCTCTGCGCAGCCGCCATCCGAACATGGAGCGGACCGCACCTCGCGGCTGCCGGGTGTCGCGAAGGCGTCGTGCCGCGTGGAGTGGGCGGACGACCTCGTCCCGCTGA
- the nagZ gene encoding beta-N-acetylhexosaminidase — protein sequence MTAPEATLIIDLGGPDLTPQDARWLRTHPVGGVCLFTRNITTPERTARLIADIRDALGRDVLIATDQEGGAVLRRLDVPPPPTPQALAELDEAAAYRAGQIAARGLLDLGINWNFAPSLDVNVDPLNPVIGERSFGADPHLVARLGVAWAQGSEAAGVLSAVKHYPGHGDTRVDSHEDLPVVNKSRAQLETAEWIPFRAAARAGLGSVMTAHILYPQLDPARPATLSPTLLSGVLRGEWGYGGVIVTDAMDMGAIARRWPQGRAAGLALAAGADAVLVCGHGDRAVTDAHVLALREAAASGVLDEARVDEAANRLDRATLRFPGQPRAYSVQAQREDQGALLDWARAAVRWSGTPPRLPRDEPLLLFVPSVTPLGGPYGDHLTPAQLNDALRPHFPHLRTVDLLDAEATEEASRDLPRAPALLVSAGRWGVTGEARRLASGLRGRALHLCLWNADDAGDLPLPALITHGFRPPNLRALVEALAECSG from the coding sequence ATGACCGCGCCGGAAGCCACGCTGATCATCGATCTGGGCGGCCCCGACCTGACCCCGCAGGACGCCCGCTGGTTGCGGACTCATCCGGTGGGGGGCGTGTGCCTGTTCACGCGGAACATCACCACCCCGGAACGCACCGCGCGCCTGATCGCCGACATCCGCGACGCGCTGGGCCGCGACGTCCTGATCGCCACGGATCAGGAGGGCGGCGCGGTGCTCCGGCGCCTGGACGTTCCACCTCCCCCGACCCCACAGGCGCTGGCTGAACTGGACGAGGCAGCGGCGTACCGCGCCGGGCAGATCGCCGCGCGCGGCCTGCTGGACCTGGGCATCAACTGGAATTTCGCGCCCAGCCTGGACGTGAACGTCGATCCGCTGAACCCCGTCATCGGCGAGCGGTCCTTCGGGGCCGATCCGCACCTCGTCGCCCGTCTGGGCGTGGCCTGGGCGCAGGGCAGCGAGGCGGCGGGCGTCCTGAGCGCCGTGAAACACTACCCCGGACACGGCGACACCCGCGTGGACAGCCACGAGGACCTGCCGGTGGTCAACAAGAGCCGGGCACAGCTGGAAACCGCGGAGTGGATTCCGTTCCGCGCGGCCGCGCGCGCCGGGCTGGGCAGCGTCATGACCGCGCACATCCTGTACCCGCAGCTGGACCCCGCGCGGCCCGCGACCCTCTCCCCCACCCTGCTGTCCGGCGTGCTGCGCGGCGAGTGGGGGTACGGGGGCGTGATCGTCACCGACGCGATGGACATGGGTGCCATCGCGCGGCGCTGGCCGCAGGGTCGCGCGGCGGGACTGGCGCTGGCCGCCGGTGCAGACGCGGTACTGGTGTGCGGACACGGCGACCGTGCCGTGACCGACGCGCACGTCCTGGCCCTGCGCGAAGCGGCGGCCAGCGGCGTGCTGGACGAGGCACGCGTTGACGAGGCCGCGAACCGACTCGACCGGGCCACCCTGCGTTTTCCCGGCCAGCCCCGTGCCTACTCCGTGCAGGCGCAGCGTGAGGATCAGGGCGCGCTTCTGGACTGGGCACGCGCGGCAGTGCGCTGGTCGGGTACACCCCCGCGACTTCCCAGAGATGAACCGCTCCTGCTGTTCGTTCCTTCAGTCACGCCGCTGGGGGGACCGTATGGCGACCACCTGACGCCCGCTCAGCTGAACGACGCGCTGCGGCCACACTTCCCACACCTGCGCACCGTGGATCTCCTGGACGCCGAAGCGACCGAGGAGGCGTCGCGTGACCTGCCACGGGCTCCAGCACTGCTGGTCAGCGCCGGACGCTGGGGCGTGACCGGGGAGGCTCGCCGCCTGGCGTCGGGGCTCCGGGGACGCGCGCTTCATCTGTGTCTCTGGAACGCGGACGACGCAGGGGATCTTCCCTTGCCCGCCCTGATCACCCACGGTTTCCGCCCGCCGAATCTCCGTGCGCTTGTCGAGGCACTCGCCGAATGTTCGGGCTGA
- a CDS encoding SIS domain-containing protein, whose amino-acid sequence MNEPLMLTEAREAPQVAARQQGSAALDAAARAIRAFAPSYVVTLARGSSDHAATTLKYALETQVRLPVMSAAPSVSGVYGADLDLRGALVLAISQSGGSPDLTETLTRARAAGALTCALVNVEGSPLAQAADLVVPLQAGEERAVAATKSYLAALVMGARLVQAWHPDPALARALDALPGVLDSTLRSEARARDLAAQLARDVPHRLLVLGRGLHAGVAAEVALKFQETAGLAALPFSTAEFAHGPARLADPLTPALFFQARDATAPFTADTLRVLGRYGTPVTLIGAATPDRNADLPTPDSGHPLTDPAVSALAAQLLTAHLAVQRGENPDAPPRLSKVTRTL is encoded by the coding sequence ATGAACGAACCCCTGATGCTGACCGAGGCCCGCGAGGCCCCGCAGGTCGCCGCCCGGCAGCAGGGCAGCGCCGCGCTGGACGCCGCCGCGCGCGCCATCCGCGCCTTCGCGCCCAGCTACGTGGTCACGCTGGCGCGCGGCTCGTCCGATCACGCCGCCACCACCCTGAAGTACGCCCTGGAAACCCAGGTGCGCCTGCCGGTCATGAGCGCCGCGCCCAGCGTCAGCGGCGTGTACGGCGCGGACCTCGACCTGCGTGGGGCCCTGGTGCTGGCGATCAGCCAGTCCGGCGGCAGCCCGGACCTGACCGAGACCCTGACCCGCGCCCGCGCTGCCGGGGCACTCACCTGCGCCCTGGTGAACGTGGAGGGCAGTCCGCTGGCGCAGGCGGCCGATCTGGTCGTGCCCCTGCAGGCCGGAGAGGAACGCGCCGTGGCCGCCACGAAGAGCTACCTCGCGGCCCTCGTGATGGGCGCCAGGCTGGTCCAGGCCTGGCATCCCGACCCGGCGCTGGCACGCGCCCTCGACGCCCTGCCCGGCGTTCTGGATTCCACGCTGCGCAGCGAGGCGCGCGCCCGCGACCTCGCCGCGCAACTGGCCCGCGACGTCCCTCACCGCCTGCTGGTCCTCGGGCGCGGCCTGCATGCGGGCGTGGCCGCCGAGGTCGCCCTGAAGTTCCAGGAGACGGCGGGACTGGCCGCCCTGCCCTTCTCGACGGCGGAGTTCGCGCACGGCCCGGCGCGACTGGCCGACCCGCTGACCCCGGCGCTGTTCTTCCAGGCGCGCGACGCCACCGCGCCGTTCACGGCCGACACGCTGCGCGTCCTGGGCAGGTACGGGACGCCGGTCACCTTGATCGGCGCCGCCACCCCGGACCGGAACGCCGACCTGCCCACGCCCGACAGCGGACATCCGCTGACCGACCCGGCGGTCTCGGCGCTGGCCGCGCAACTGCTGACCGCGCACCTGGCCGTTCAGCGCGGCGAGAATCCGGACGCCCCCCCACGACTGAGCAAGGTGACCCGCACCCTATGA